A window of the Myxococcales bacterium genome harbors these coding sequences:
- a CDS encoding DUF2225 domain-containing protein produces the protein MRKTIFLLVCLSWLWMVNAWAEDDAAAPTPEASPAPPVEQVQVPAEKVALVSPIDNGPVEGWRIEAFSTLGVDTDFCYLNASETYYQKLIATDPRTGYTGYLDDFPPNLKQPLPLKVVEKIKKKLPKMFDLKKLEPWDRYEILAQIYLWRGLPDKDIGNAYLRATYTMRGLYYGEAERDRERALRKQAIKYLDRALEKAQFPLSESSQVKYLIGDLYRRNGKFSAAIRNFEDAAKMKNKPEWLDEMIIRQKARAYAYDDN, from the coding sequence ATGCGGAAAACGATTTTCTTGTTGGTCTGTTTGAGCTGGTTGTGGATGGTCAACGCCTGGGCGGAGGATGATGCCGCGGCGCCGACTCCCGAAGCATCGCCCGCGCCGCCGGTCGAGCAGGTTCAAGTGCCGGCCGAAAAGGTGGCCCTGGTCAGCCCGATCGACAACGGACCGGTGGAAGGTTGGCGGATCGAGGCGTTTTCGACCTTGGGCGTCGATACCGATTTCTGCTACCTGAATGCTTCCGAAACCTATTACCAGAAACTGATCGCCACCGATCCGCGCACCGGCTATACCGGCTATCTCGACGATTTTCCGCCGAACCTGAAACAGCCGCTGCCGCTCAAAGTGGTGGAGAAGATCAAAAAAAAGCTCCCGAAAATGTTCGATCTGAAAAAGCTCGAACCCTGGGACCGTTACGAAATCCTGGCGCAGATCTACCTCTGGCGCGGCCTGCCGGATAAGGACATCGGCAACGCCTATCTGCGGGCGACCTACACGATGCGCGGCCTGTATTACGGCGAAGCCGAGCGCGATCGCGAGCGGGCGTTGCGCAAGCAGGCCATCAAGTACCTGGATCGCGCGTTGGAAAAGGCGCAGTTCCCGCTTTCCGAGTCCTCGCAGGTGAAGTATTTGATCGGCGATCTGTACCGCCGCAACGGCAAATTCAGCGCGGCCATCCGCAACTTCGAGGACGCGGCCAAAATGAAAAACAAGCCGGAATGGCTGGACGAGATGATCATCCGCCAGAAGGCCCGGGCGTACGCCTACGACGACAACTGA
- a CDS encoding restriction endonuclease, producing MSRFLSSPWIRERASEAVEYFWSKRDEQASFARNDQGNRKAATGGGQLYHFALILRDIALHSGYRSDDVFLDRHLELPGYFRPTKKWDVLILRNNRLVAALELKSHIGPSFGNNFNNRTEEALGSAVDLWTAYREKAFGDVAEAPWLGYLMLLEDHEKSRSPVSVSSRHFPVFPEFTDASYLSRYVELCSRLVLERQYSAAGLIVAPKSDPGNYLEPNRNLGLLPFFQSFRRRLVAAK from the coding sequence ATGAGTCGGTTTCTGTCCAGCCCCTGGATTAGGGAACGAGCCTCCGAAGCGGTCGAATACTTCTGGAGTAAACGCGACGAACAGGCTTCGTTTGCCAGGAACGATCAAGGAAACCGCAAAGCCGCCACGGGCGGCGGTCAACTTTATCATTTCGCGTTGATTCTTCGCGACATCGCACTGCATTCCGGATATCGGTCGGACGATGTTTTTTTGGATCGCCATTTGGAACTACCTGGCTATTTCCGGCCGACAAAAAAATGGGATGTTTTAATTCTCAGAAACAACCGCCTCGTCGCCGCCTTGGAGCTGAAATCCCATATCGGTCCTTCTTTCGGCAACAATTTCAACAATCGTACCGAGGAAGCTTTGGGCAGCGCGGTCGATCTTTGGACGGCTTATCGCGAAAAAGCATTCGGCGATGTGGCGGAAGCGCCCTGGCTCGGTTACCTGATGTTGCTTGAAGATCACGAAAAATCGCGTTCACCGGTTTCGGTTTCAAGCCGGCATTTCCCGGTTTTCCCTGAGTTCACCGATGCCTCCTATCTGAGCCGATATGTGGAATTGTGTTCGCGCTTGGTGCTGGAAAGACAATATTCGGCGGCCGGTTTGATCGTCGCCCCAAAATCCGATCCCGGTAATTATCTCGAACCGAATCGGAACCTGGGCTTGTTGCCATTTTTCCAATCTTTTCGCCGGCGTTTGGTCGCCGCCAAATAA
- a CDS encoding rhodanese-like domain-containing protein — translation MNGVTRFSFLILLLSLLPLLAVASDSYERIDFARLTAMIDAGGPLLVVDTRAEEPYAAGHIPTAVNLPGYQFDKAEPAGLPANRDLPIVTYCNGGHCGIGSYVAERLLDFGYSRVYVYEEGIDGWKKRGQEIVGTKQEQVPRIAQPDLAALLATGANLRLIDARPAAEFAGRTLPQAVNLTLAACKPGAPNWPPAADETVVVFGQGLWDGRPYRVADCLRAWGRRDVRVFAAGLNGWPAK, via the coding sequence GTGAACGGAGTCACCCGTTTTTCGTTTCTGATCCTCCTGCTGTCGCTGCTGCCGCTCCTGGCCGTGGCGAGCGATTCCTACGAACGGATCGACTTCGCCCGGCTGACGGCGATGATCGACGCGGGGGGGCCGCTGCTGGTGGTCGACACGCGCGCCGAGGAACCCTACGCCGCCGGACACATTCCGACCGCCGTCAATCTGCCCGGCTATCAGTTCGACAAAGCCGAGCCGGCCGGATTGCCCGCCAACCGCGATTTGCCGATCGTCACCTATTGCAACGGCGGTCACTGCGGCATCGGCTCCTATGTCGCCGAGCGATTGCTCGATTTCGGCTACTCGCGGGTCTACGTTTACGAGGAAGGCATCGACGGCTGGAAAAAGCGGGGTCAGGAGATCGTGGGCACAAAGCAGGAGCAAGTGCCGCGGATCGCCCAGCCAGACTTGGCGGCGTTGCTGGCGACCGGCGCCAACCTGCGATTGATCGACGCCCGCCCGGCCGCCGAATTCGCCGGCCGCACCCTGCCCCAGGCCGTCAACCTGACCCTGGCCGCCTGCAAGCCGGGCGCGCCGAATTGGCCGCCCGCCGCCGACGAAACCGTCGTCGTGTTCGGCCAGGGCCTTTGGGACGGCCGACCCTATCGCGTGGCCGATTGCCTGCGCGCCTGGGGCCGGCGCGACGTGCGGGTTTTTGCGGCCGGCCTGAACGGCTGGCCGGCGAAATAA
- a CDS encoding beta-propeller fold lactonase family protein, giving the protein MQRILSLLLVLLLAGCAGSQTGDDSAATASQAQGVTSKKAEPVPTETALAHPGDAGDGSIVMVNGRTITPAGQLLPVYNFPTNLLVLPSGDVVESSMRTPGINIVDGTAFAVLGAAATDFAFHGLAANAAGDKLWVSHGAEQTIGEYDVVAGVPTLSRTIPSMLTPAGLALTPDESRLLICNSYGSGLQIVDLTTGVTDQVAPTNLYPYEVLVSADGDEAYVSNWGDSTITVIDVAQGERLADVEVGLHPEGMALSSDGQRLYVANADNDTISVVDVAARELLDTYEVYRSDEFFGASPLDAALSGDDATLYVAAAGLNAVVVFNTATGEQTGMIPTGYYPTAVALDESQSVLYVTNGKGGGIPSAKSKAGVSMNGTLEKIALPTPTELADYTDQVMNNLTRTELYWETMDFESPIPTERGTPSQQIKHVVYIMRENKTFDQVYGDFEGAERDPSNLVFGADYTPNGHNLAGQFTICDNYYSEANVSLQGHMWSILMYSNDYDEKAWAADSSYRYPLANIEPASCGGKGSIFRHLYNNGVEFRAYGQVLTLGDLPDLAPYFNFKYGFWNLGVSDEIKAGEIIREWEAGIWPEFVYISLHNDHSNGSDAGAPTPRYYVGDNDAGLGKLIDYITHSDKWSETAVFILEDDPQSGADHVDPHRSPVIVVSPWAKHGYISSALYSMSSIWMTIEMILGLPPMAVYDEHTSPMYDVFTMTPDYGTYTAVPNPTPLEYNPKGLPLADYSSKQRWDAPDQVRRLGEIVWGTMRPNEPFPAHLSVDSYAEDLDEDEENDADDYVGAVRAMQEYALQRGLWNGEKLPTIREMVEQGLLVPVNK; this is encoded by the coding sequence ATGCAACGCATTTTATCATTGCTGTTGGTATTGCTTTTGGCCGGTTGCGCCGGATCACAAACCGGCGACGACTCGGCCGCAACCGCGTCCCAGGCTCAAGGGGTGACCAGTAAAAAAGCCGAGCCGGTGCCCACCGAAACGGCACTGGCGCATCCGGGCGACGCGGGCGACGGATCGATCGTCATGGTCAACGGCCGGACGATCACCCCGGCGGGCCAGTTGCTGCCGGTTTACAACTTTCCGACCAACCTGCTCGTACTGCCGTCCGGCGACGTGGTCGAATCCTCGATGCGCACCCCCGGCATCAACATCGTCGACGGCACGGCCTTCGCCGTCCTGGGCGCCGCGGCGACCGATTTCGCCTTTCACGGCCTGGCGGCGAACGCCGCCGGTGACAAGCTGTGGGTCAGCCACGGGGCCGAGCAGACGATCGGCGAATACGACGTCGTCGCCGGCGTACCGACCCTGTCGCGCACCATCCCCAGCATGCTCACGCCGGCCGGCCTGGCCCTGACGCCCGACGAAAGCCGACTGCTGATCTGCAATTCCTACGGCAGCGGCCTGCAGATCGTCGACCTGACCACCGGCGTCACCGACCAGGTCGCGCCGACCAACCTGTATCCCTACGAAGTACTCGTTTCCGCCGACGGCGACGAGGCCTACGTCTCCAACTGGGGCGACTCGACGATCACCGTGATCGACGTCGCGCAGGGCGAACGCCTGGCCGACGTGGAAGTCGGGCTGCACCCGGAAGGCATGGCGCTGTCGTCCGACGGCCAGCGCCTTTACGTGGCCAACGCCGACAACGACACGATCAGCGTGGTGGACGTCGCGGCGCGCGAACTGCTGGACACCTACGAGGTGTACCGCTCCGACGAGTTCTTCGGCGCCAGCCCGCTGGACGCGGCGCTGAGCGGCGACGACGCCACGTTGTACGTCGCGGCGGCCGGCCTGAACGCGGTGGTGGTGTTCAACACGGCCACCGGCGAACAGACGGGAATGATCCCGACCGGCTACTACCCGACCGCGGTGGCGCTCGACGAATCGCAGTCGGTGCTGTACGTGACCAACGGCAAGGGCGGCGGCATCCCGAGCGCCAAATCCAAGGCCGGGGTTTCGATGAACGGCACGCTGGAAAAAATCGCCCTGCCGACGCCGACCGAATTGGCGGATTACACCGACCAGGTGATGAACAACCTGACCCGCACCGAACTGTATTGGGAAACGATGGATTTCGAGAGCCCGATTCCCACCGAACGCGGCACACCCTCGCAGCAGATCAAGCACGTCGTGTACATCATGCGCGAGAACAAGACCTTCGACCAGGTTTACGGCGACTTCGAGGGCGCCGAGCGCGACCCGAGCAACCTGGTCTTCGGCGCCGACTACACGCCCAACGGCCACAACCTCGCCGGGCAGTTCACCATCTGCGACAACTATTACTCCGAGGCCAACGTCAGCCTCCAGGGCCACATGTGGTCAATTCTGATGTATTCCAACGACTACGACGAAAAAGCCTGGGCAGCGGACAGCAGTTACCGCTATCCGCTGGCCAACATCGAGCCGGCCAGTTGCGGCGGCAAGGGCAGCATCTTCCGTCACCTGTACAATAACGGCGTCGAGTTCCGCGCCTACGGCCAGGTGCTCACGCTGGGCGACCTGCCCGACCTGGCGCCGTATTTCAACTTCAAGTACGGCTTCTGGAACCTGGGCGTTTCCGACGAGATCAAGGCCGGCGAAATCATCCGCGAATGGGAAGCCGGCATCTGGCCGGAATTCGTCTACATCAGCCTGCACAACGACCACTCCAACGGCTCCGACGCCGGCGCGCCGACACCGCGTTATTACGTCGGCGACAACGACGCGGGCCTCGGCAAGCTGATCGACTACATCACCCACAGCGACAAGTGGAGCGAAACCGCCGTCTTCATCCTCGAGGACGACCCGCAATCGGGCGCCGACCATGTCGACCCGCACCGCTCCCCGGTCATCGTCGTCTCGCCGTGGGCCAAGCACGGCTACATCAGCAGCGCGCTGTATTCGATGTCCTCCATCTGGATGACCATCGAGATGATCCTCGGCCTGCCGCCGATGGCCGTCTACGACGAGCACACCAGCCCGATGTACGACGTCTTCACGATGACCCCCGATTACGGCACTTACACGGCGGTGCCCAATCCGACGCCGCTGGAATACAACCCCAAGGGTTTGCCGCTGGCGGATTACTCCAGCAAACAACGGTGGGACGCGCCGGACCAGGTGCGCCGCCTGGGCGAGATCGTCTGGGGCACGATGCGGCCCAATGAGCCGTTCCCGGCCCACCTTTCCGTCGATTCCTACGCGGAAGACCTGGACGAGGATGAGGAAAACGACGCCGACGATTACGTGGGCGCCGTCCGGGCGATGCAGGAATACGCCTTGCAGCGCGGTTTGTGGAACGGCGAAAAATTGCCGACGATCCGCGAGATGGTCGAGCAGGGTCTGCTGGTGCCGGTGAATAAATAG
- a CDS encoding HlyC/CorC family transporter, producing the protein MVALIVTIILMLAVSFLCSLSEAALYAVPAVHVETLRQDGSSLGRRLGRLRERIEQPITAILFLNTFANTMGAAIAGGLYGEHYNPQDVWLFSLALTLAVLLVGEIVPKSFGVGYARRLIGLLTWPIQAMVWMLYPLVRGGEAMMRFLMPRQRAAGPSEEDILTATRMGVRGGTILPREAHWVAHVLKLNDVTAADIMTPRPVMTTLTDNLTVGELRERISSIVFSRIPVTSEDGPDHITGIVLRRRIVNDLLAGKLSTRLSELQIPAKFVPATMHGHQLLHFFITERMHLAIVVDEYGGTMGLVTLEDVLEAMIGEEIVGEFDPHPDLRQYAREKALAGMKDS; encoded by the coding sequence ATGGTTGCGCTGATTGTGACGATTATCCTGATGCTGGCGGTTTCGTTCTTGTGTTCGCTGAGCGAAGCCGCCCTGTACGCGGTGCCGGCGGTGCACGTCGAAACGCTCCGCCAGGATGGCTCATCCCTGGGTCGACGGCTGGGAAGGTTGCGCGAGCGGATCGAGCAACCGATCACCGCCATCCTGTTTTTGAATACCTTCGCCAACACGATGGGCGCCGCCATCGCCGGCGGTTTGTACGGCGAACATTACAATCCCCAAGACGTTTGGCTGTTTTCCCTGGCACTGACCCTGGCCGTGCTGCTGGTCGGCGAGATCGTGCCGAAATCGTTCGGGGTCGGCTACGCCCGGCGGCTGATCGGCCTCTTGACCTGGCCGATCCAGGCCATGGTCTGGATGCTTTATCCGCTGGTCCGCGGCGGCGAGGCGATGATGCGTTTTCTGATGCCCCGCCAACGGGCGGCGGGCCCGAGCGAGGAAGACATCCTGACGGCGACGCGGATGGGCGTGCGCGGCGGCACGATCCTGCCGCGGGAAGCTCACTGGGTGGCGCACGTGCTCAAGCTCAACGACGTGACCGCGGCCGACATCATGACGCCCCGGCCGGTGATGACGACCTTGACCGACAACCTGACGGTAGGCGAGTTGCGCGAACGAATTTCGTCGATCGTTTTCAGCCGCATTCCGGTGACTTCGGAGGACGGTCCCGATCACATCACGGGCATCGTGTTGCGCCGGCGGATCGTCAACGATCTGCTGGCCGGCAAGCTGTCGACCCGTCTCAGCGAATTGCAGATACCGGCGAAATTCGTGCCGGCCACGATGCACGGCCATCAATTGCTGCATTTTTTCATCACCGAACGGATGCACCTGGCGATCGTCGTCGACGAATACGGCGGCACGATGGGGCTGGTGACGCTGGAGGACGTGTTGGAAGCGATGATCGGCGAGGAGATCGTCGGCGAATTCGATCCGCACCCCGACTTGCGGCAATACGCCCGCGAAAAAGCCCTGGCCGGCATGAAGGATTCCTGA
- a CDS encoding site-specific DNA-methyltransferase, with protein MNRQPILKISQSETSKDTVCRSTRHRIICGDSRDMPEITDESIHLVVTSPPYWTLKNYRDHPGQLGHIDDYENFLAELSKVWRESYRVLTPGGRLVINVGDVCLSRKKNGRHVVVPLHADIAVNCRKIGFDNLNPIIWLKISNAAFEANTTSKFLGKPYEPNAIVKNDIEFILMQRKPGGYRKPTDEQRELSRLPKDEFNNWFRQIWTMTGAKTDQHPAPYPLEFAERIIRMFSFVGDTVLDPFLGTGTSSIAAAKWGRNSVGIEVDPVYCRQALLKIQNTNNLYDKLDVEFSER; from the coding sequence ATGAACCGGCAGCCGATTCTGAAGATATCCCAATCGGAGACGAGTAAGGATACCGTTTGCCGATCCACCCGACACCGCATTATTTGCGGCGATTCCCGGGATATGCCCGAGATCACCGACGAGTCGATCCACTTGGTGGTAACCTCGCCGCCCTATTGGACCTTGAAAAATTATCGTGATCACCCCGGACAACTTGGTCATATCGATGATTACGAGAATTTCCTGGCTGAATTGTCCAAGGTCTGGCGAGAAAGTTATCGGGTTCTGACGCCCGGCGGACGGTTGGTGATCAACGTCGGGGACGTTTGCCTCTCCCGCAAAAAAAACGGCCGTCATGTCGTCGTTCCGCTACACGCGGATATCGCGGTCAACTGCCGGAAAATCGGCTTCGATAATTTGAATCCGATCATCTGGCTGAAAATTTCCAACGCGGCTTTCGAGGCCAACACAACGTCCAAGTTTCTCGGCAAACCTTACGAACCTAACGCCATTGTCAAGAACGACATCGAGTTCATTCTCATGCAGCGCAAACCAGGCGGATATCGGAAACCGACCGACGAACAACGCGAACTTTCGCGCCTTCCCAAGGACGAGTTCAACAATTGGTTCCGGCAAATCTGGACGATGACCGGCGCAAAGACGGATCAACACCCGGCGCCTTATCCGCTCGAGTTCGCCGAACGAATCATTCGCATGTTCAGCTTTGTCGGTGATACGGTTCTCGATCCCTTCCTGGGAACGGGAACCAGTTCAATCGCCGCGGCCAAATGGGGACGGAACAGCGTCGGTATCGAGGTAGACCCCGTTTATTGCCGGCAAGCTCTATTGAAAATTCAAAATACCAATAATTTGTACGACAAACTCGACGTGGAGTTCAGCGAACGATGA